The DNA region GTCGGTGGATTCGGTCCATCTGATGGCGACGATCTGGGACGAGCGAAGCGGCATCGTGATCCCGCTCGATGCCGACATTAGATACCACTACGCCACCGCTGTGGAGGACATCCAACCCGGCGACGACCTGAAAATCATAGTAACCACGCCGCCACAGATCGCCCGACGGGTACGAAACCGCGTTCATCGATATGCAGCCAGTGAAAATGACGGTCCCGAACTCAGCCACCTCTTGGCTCTCGCACTCATCGGACGCTCGGATCGCTCGCCGTTTCGAACGATCTATACGGTGAACGTCATCGGCGGCATATCGAGGAACGCGGTCTCGTAGCCCTCGTGACGAGCGACTTGTGGGGGGGTCTCGACCGAAAGTCCGAGTTCGTCGCCCGATTCGATACTGTCGACGACCGTTCCGTAGTGGTAGTCGAGTTCGGGATCGAGCGTCGGTTGTAACGGACCGTCGAAGACGGTCCTGCCGTTGCGGCGGAGCGTCCCCGAGAGCGCCATCGCGGGGAGCACCATCCGGTTGTACGGCGTTCGCGCCGAGACTGCGAGGTACGGCCCGCTCGCGTCGATACCTCGTGGTGGCTCGTCGAGCACGGTCGCGAGGAATCGACCGTCGCCGCTGGTCCGTGTGCCGACGATCTCGCCGGGGAGGTCGGCCTTCGGGGGGACAGTCGAGTTCGGGACCATCTCCATTGCCATCGGTTTGGCCGCGTCTCGGCTCCCCTCGCGCTGTCCTTTCGTCCGGGTGTAATCGATCGACTTCTTGTCGGTACGGCTGTACTCGAACTCGATATCGACGCTCGCTGGCTCGGCGAACATCCCGACGAACTCGCCCGTCCGGCGCGTCGACATCCCGCCGACGCTGAGCGTCGCCGTGTAGGTGCCATTCCCTTCGAGTCCGAAGTTCGCGCCGTAGTGAAACCCCATCCGCTGGGACAGCATCGGGTAGATCACTTCCTGAGAGACGATTTCTCCGTCCTGCGTGATCTCGACAGAAAGGCCGGTATCCGGCAGCACAGTGCGGGTTTTCGGCTCCCAGACCGACGCCATCAGATGTACGGAATCGTCCTGCTGGATCGAGACCTTCCGAGTCTCGCTGCCGTTGACGGTCCAGAAGCGGTGGGGATACGAGTACATCACTCCGAACGCGTAGTTGCTCGCGCCGTTCCTGTCCCCGTTCGTCGAGGCGTTCGACGACATCGCGCTCGAATCGTTCATCGCCATTCCGCCCGAGTCGTTCATACTGTCCATCCCGCCCATGTCGCTCATGTTCCCCATTCCGCCCGAGTC from Halococcus agarilyticus includes:
- a CDS encoding DUF7350 domain-containing protein is translated as MATIWDERSGIVIPLDADIRYHYATAVEDIQPGDDLKIIVTTPPQIARRVRNRVHRYAASENDGPELSHLLALALIGRSDRSPFRTIYTVNVIGGISRNAVS
- a CDS encoding iron transporter, with product MDRRTFLRASAGMTGSVALAGCAGLFSVRRGDPPLVENRPNAVYYPTHTEGMEMVGMSGMGGMAMNDSGGMGNMSDMGGMDSMNDSGGMAMNDSSAMSSNASTNGDRNGASNYAFGVMYSYPHRFWTVNGSETRKVSIQQDDSVHLMASVWEPKTRTVLPDTGLSVEITQDGEIVSQEVIYPMLSQRMGFHYGANFGLEGNGTYTATLSVGGMSTRRTGEFVGMFAEPASVDIEFEYSRTDKKSIDYTRTKGQREGSRDAAKPMAMEMVPNSTVPPKADLPGEIVGTRTSGDGRFLATVLDEPPRGIDASGPYLAVSARTPYNRMVLPAMALSGTLRRNGRTVFDGPLQPTLDPELDYHYGTVVDSIESGDELGLSVETPPQVARHEGYETAFLDMPPMTFTV